The following coding sequences lie in one Musa acuminata AAA Group cultivar baxijiao chromosome BXJ3-1, Cavendish_Baxijiao_AAA, whole genome shotgun sequence genomic window:
- the LOC135629765 gene encoding cyclase-associated protein 1-like, translating to MEKEIVARLEAAVARLEALAAAGSLAAPAGVPDAALAVDPAVVAFDELVERSLGRLSAAADKIGGKVQEATKILAEAFAVLKELLVKAKQCQKPDLAGLQEFLKPLNEVILKASALTEGRRSEFFNHLKTVADGLTALAWVAYSGKDCGMNMPTSHVEECWQMAEFYNNKILVEYRNKDANHVEWAKALKELYLPSLRSYVKSFYPLGLTWGSAGSAVVCSSASAPSVAKDPPSQAPVPPPPPSASLFTSEAASSRPKEGISAVFQEIGSSKSVTAGLRKVTDDMKTKNRADRSSVVAVTEKGSRANSFSFRKEGPPKLELQMGRKWAVENQISKKNLVIDDCDSKQTVYAYGCKDSVLQVKGKVNNITVDKCTKMGIVFMDVVAACEIVNCNGVEVQCQGSAPTISVDNTSGCQLYLSKDSLGASITTAKSSEINVMVPGAGPESDWVEHALPQQFVHTFKNSQFTTSAVSHSGG from the exons ATGGAGAAGGAGATCGTGGCTAGGTTGGAAGCGGCGGTGGCGCGGCTGGAGGCTCTCGCGGCCGCCGGATCGCTTGCGGCTCCGGCCGGCGTCCCCGACGCTGCCCTCGCCGTGGACCCCGCCGTCGTCGCCTTCGATGAGCTGGTGGAGAGGTCCCTCGGCCGTCTCTCCGCCGCGGCCGACAAAATCGGGGGAAAGGTCCAGGAGGCCACCAAGATCCTGGCGGAGGCCTTCGCGGTGCTCAAGGAGCTCCTCGTCAAGGCCAAACAGTGCCAG AAACCTGACCTTGCTGGTTTACAAGAGTTCCTAAAACCACTGAACGAAGTGATCCTTAAAGCAAGTGCCTTGACAGAAGGAAGGCGTTCTGAATTTTTCAACCATTTGAAGACGGTTGCTGATGGTCTTACGGCTTTGGCGTGGGTAGCTTACTCAGGAAAAGATTGTG gcatgaatatgccaactTCACATGTGGAAGAATGTTGGCAGATGGCTGAGTTCTATAACAACAAG ATTCTTGTGGAGTACAGAAATAAAGATGCAAACCATGTAGAGTGGGCTAAAGCTTTGAAGGAGTTGTACCTGCCTAGCTTGCGGTCCTACGTCAAAAGCTTTTATCCACTAGGTCTCACTTGGGGCTCTGCTGGTAGTGCAGTTGTTTGTTCATCAGCATCTGCTCCTTCTGTGGCAAAAGATCCCCCATCACAGGCTCCTgttcctccgcctcctccctcAGCATCACTTTTTACCTCTGAAGCTGCATCATCACGACCCAAGGAAGGAATCTCTGCTGTTTTTCAAGAGATCGGCTCCAGCAAATCTGTAACTGCAG gtttAAGGAAAGTCACTGATGATATGAAGACCAAGAACCGAGCTGATAGAAGTAGTGTTGTTGCTGTCACAGAGAAAGGTTCTCGTGCCAATTCATTTTCCTTCCGTAAAGAAGGGCCCCCCAAGTTGGAGCTTCAAATGGGTCGCAA ATGGGCTGTTGAAAATCAGATTAGCAAGAAGAACCTGGTTATTGATGACTGTGATTCTAAGCAGACTGTATATGCATATGGGTGCAAGGACTCTGTTTTACAAGTCAAAG GAAAAGTAAACAACATAACTGTTGATAAATGCACCAAGATGGGTATCGTCTTTATG GATGTTGTAGCAGCCTGTGAAATTGTGAATTGCAATGGTGTTGAAGTGCAATGTCAG GGTTCAGCACCGACAATATCAGTTGACAATACATCTGGCTGCCAATTGTACCTTAGCAAAGATTCATTGGGGGCTTCAATAACCACAGCTAAATCAAGTGAAATCAATGTAATGGTTCCTGGGGCTGGCCCTGAGAGTGACTGG GTGGAACATGCATTGCCCCAGCAGTTCGTCCACACTTTCAAGAACAGCCAGTTCACAACATCAGCGGTTTCACACTCTGGTGGTTAG
- the LOC135628543 gene encoding protein LIKE COV 1-like — translation MAAAVVARERDGDRELLIPVGDTALEFHHLKDGAPPAAISSPPPASHHTPTGIEALSKVIRSWASKTFMTGCVILLPIAITFYTTWWFFSFVDGFFSPIYAHLGINVFGLGFITSITFIFLVGMFMSSWLGTSLLGLGEWFIKKMPLVRHIYSASKQISGAISPDQSSRAFKEVVILRHPRIGEYAIGFITSTVILQGSSGDEELSCVYVPTNNLYLGDIFFFNSMDVIRPNLSVREGIEIVLSGGMSIPPVLSTRKVKDTLEEEVRILQNPKLLSVKD, via the exons ATGGCCGCCGCCGTCGTCGCCCGCGAGAGGGACGGCGACAGGGAGCTCCTCATCCCCGTCGGCGATACGGCCCTGGAGTTCCACCACCTCAAGGATGGCGCACCCCCGGCCGCGATCTCCTCTCCTCCGCCTGCCTCCCACCACACGCCCACCGGCATCGAG GCACTTTCTAAAGTCATTCGCAGCTGGGCTTCCAAAACGTTCATGACTGGTTG TGTAATTCTCCTTCCAATTGCCATCACCTTTTACACTACCTGGTGGTTCTTTAGTTTTGTGGATGGATTCTTTTCACCTATATATGCTCATCTTGGAATTAATGTTTTCG GTTTAGGATTTATCACCTCAATCACCTTCATCTTTCTTGTTGGAATGTTCATGTCGTCATGGTTGGGAACTTCTCTACTTGGCCTTGGTGAGTGGTTCATCAAGAAAATGCCACTTGTGCGCCACATCTACTCCGCATCGAAACAAATAAGTGGAGCAATTTCTCCAG ATCAGAGCTCCCGAGCTTTCAAGGAGGTGGTCATTCTAAGGCATCCACGCATCGGTGAATACGCAATTGGCTTCATTACATCGACTGTGATTCTTCAAGGAAGCAGTGGAGACGAGGAGCTCTCTTGTGTGTACGTGCCAACCAATAACCTCTACCTTGGCGACATCTTTTTCTTCAACTCAATGGATGTAATCAGACCAAACTTGTCTGTACGCGAAGGGATCG AGATTGTTCTTTCAGGTGGCATGTCGATTCCTCCTGTATTATCTACTCGTAAAGTGAAGGATACTCTTGAAGAAGAAGTGAGGATTCTGCAAAACCCAAAATTGCTGAGTGTGAAGGATTAA
- the LOC135629443 gene encoding GTP-binding protein At3g49725, chloroplastic-like → MLHLRAITRLRTPLRSLPRILLTPFSSQPPPSPPLLRPPPPISPPSAPFSTTSSSRRRRGGGDAEADESDGAGVSLFGRDPTHPPKLFVVQPRLRPDSLLHSKLSEALNLANSLEERRDGVFAEDYGSKEPPPHLVVQNPGARSLRVHSDTYFGRGTVENVKCELRALETENAIDAIFVNAILSGIQQRNLEVSWQKPVLDRIGLIIEIFNAHAETKEAKLQSELAALMYKRTRLVRVRGPGGRMTFGTSGEAEVVSARGRGSGGRGFISGAGETELQLQRRRIQERRIHILSQIEEVRRTRSLQRYARRRHGSSYGQGLATVAVVGYTNAGKSTLVSALSESDLYSDDRLFATVDPRVRSVVLPSGKKALLSDTVGFISDLPVQLVEAFHATLEEVVEADLLVHVLDSSSPDLDAQREAVLQVLQQLGVSGEKIKNMIEVWNKIDLLESNGGADECFGEEEIIGEDEEEYPEDDMTCDPSSGKPVDEDDDAMASEFSQEESLDNADDVASEFSCGEHMDDNDDYDDGDIASDVSTEEVMENFDNKDVDSLVECDVKDSGDNHESKTINCVKTSAITGVGLQELLNLIDQKLNKEESDEKRTFFPCDRKWRPSDTAEDEKAAEQ, encoded by the exons ATGCTGCATCTGAGAGCCATCACTCGCCTTCGAACCCCTCTACGATCGCTCCCCAGAATCCTCCTCACCCCCTTCTCCTCGCAACCTCCTCCTTCGCCGCCCCTCCTTCGCCCGCCTCCCCCGATCTCGCCCCCCTCCGCCCCcttctccaccacctcctcctcccgcaGGCGCCGCGGCGGTGGGGACGCGGAGGCCGATGAAAGCGACGGGGCCGGCGTCTCCCTCTTCGGCCGCGACCCCACGCATCCGCCGAAGCTGTTCGTGGTCCAACCCCGCCTCCGCCCCGACTCCCTCCTCCACTCCAAGCTCTCCGAGGCGCTCAATCTTGCCAACTCCCTCGAGGAGCGGAGGGACGGCGTCTTCGCCGAGGACTACGGCTCGAAGGAGCCGCCGCCACACCTCGTCGTGCAGAACCCCGGTGCCAGATCCCTCAGGGTGCACTCGG ACACATATTTTGGACGGGGGACTGTTGAAAATGTCAAATGCGAACTAAGGGCCTTGGAGACAGAg AATGCAATAGATGCAATTTTTGTTAATGCAATTCTTTCTGGGATCCAGCAGCGCAATTTGGAG GTTTCATGGCAGAAACCAGTCTTAGATCGCATTGGTCTTATTATAGAGATATTCAATGCTCATGCTGaaacaaaagaagcaaaattacAG TCAGAGTTAGCAGCTCTTATGTATAAGAGGACAAGGCTTGTACGAGTTCGTGGTCCAGGTGGCCGGATGACTTTTGGAACAAGTGGAGAAGCTGAAGTTGTTAGTGCTCGGGG GAGAGGAAGTGGAGGCCGTGGCTTTATTAGTGGTGCTGGAGAAACTGAACTGCAGCTTCAACGTCGGAG AATTCAAGAGCGACGAATCCATATACTATCCCAGATTGAGGAAGTTCGACGAACACGGTCTCTGCAACGTTATGCACGTAGAAGGCATGGTAGTTCATATGGTCAGGGCCTAGCAACTGTTGCTGTTGTTGGATATACAAATGCT GGCAAATCTACCTTAGTCAGTGCTCTTTCTGAAAGTGATTTATATAGTGATGATAG ATTATTTGCAACTGTGGATCCTCGAGTAAGAAGTGTTGTCCTTCCGTCAGG GAAAAAGGCGCTTCTTAGTGATACTGTTGGATTCATCTCAGATTTGCCTGTACAG CTAGTGGAGGCCTTTCATGCAACCTTGGAAGAAGTGGTTGAAGCAGATTTATTAGTG CATGTACTAGACTCTAGTTCACCTGATCTTGATGCGCAACGTGAAGCTGTACTTCAAGTGCTGCAACAGCTTGGTGTGTCAGGGGAAAAgattaaaaatatgattgaagTTTGGAACAAA ATTGATCTTCTTGAAAGCAACGGTGGAGCTGATGAATGTTTTGGTGAAGAAGAAATAATAGGtgaagatgaagaagaatacCCAGAGGATGATATGACATGTGATCCTTCATCTGGTAAGCCTGTAGATGAGGATGATGATGCCATGGCTTCTGAATTTTCACAAGAAGAAAGTCTGGATAATGCTGACGATGTGGCATCTGAGTTCTCCTGTGGTGAGCATATGGATGATAATGATGATTATGATGATGGCGACATTGCTTCTGATGTTTCAACTGAAGAGGTTATGGAAAATTTTGATAACAAAGATGTTGACTCCTTGGTGGAATGTGATGTGAAGGATTCAGGAGATAATCATGAATCCAAAACCATCAATTGCGTGAAAACTTCAGCGATTACAGGGGTTGGCTTGCAGGAGTTGCTGAATCTTATAGATCAGAAGCTAAATAAGGAGGAATCTGATGAGAAAAGGACTTTTTTTCCTTGTGATAGGAAATGGAGACCCTCCGACACTGCAGAAGACGAAAAGGCTGCAGAACAGTAG
- the LOC103999625 gene encoding homeobox-leucine zipper protein HOX19-like produces MDMDPHDTFDTDLSLGLGIGPASTASADDCRRRQRGRCSPCTNLFPDEPSLSLSLSDDPSGGGRTMQKAEADRPAQLSSSRSAASSFSSAAYVAIPKKKKKKKKKKEEEEDDVGAEVERVSSRGSDEEENSSGRKKLRLTREQSALLEDRFKEHTTLNPKQKQALAKDLNLRPRQVEVWFQNRRARTKLKQTEVDCEFLKKCYEALTNENQRLQKELQELKALKFAQPLLHMQLPSAAAPLTMCPSCQRISGGGGDAKDSSKAPKPGHCLNPFSHSAAC; encoded by the exons ATGGACATGGATCCTCATGATACATTTGATACTGACCTTTCTCTTGGGCTAGGCATCGGTCCTGCGAGCACAGCATCGGCCGATGACTGTCGTCGTCGGCAACGAGGACGTTGCTCGCCTTGCACGAACCTGTTCCCTGACGAGCCGTCCCTCAGCTTGAGCCTCTCCGATGATCCCTCCGGTGGTGGCCGGACCATGCAAAAGGCTGAAGCTGATAGGCCAGCGCAGCTATCGTCTTCTCGTAGCGCAGCCTCCTCGTTCTCCTCTGCTGCGTACGTAGCGatcccgaagaagaagaagaagaagaagaagaagaaggaggaggaggaggatgatgtgGGAGCGGAGGTGGAGAGAGTTTCATCTCGTGGTAGCGATGAGGAGGAGAACAGCAGCGGCAGGAAGAAGCTTAGGCTCACGAGAGAGCAGTCCGCTCTGTTGGAGGACAGATTCAAGGAGCATACTACCCTAAATCCG AAACAAAAGCAAGcgttggccaaggatttgaatctgCGGCCCCGGCAAGTGGAAGTGTGGTTCCAGAACAGGAGAGCAAG GACGAAGCTGAAGCAGACCGAGGTCGACTGTGAGTTCCTTAAGAAGTGCTACGAGGCGCTGACCAACGAGAACCAGAGGCTACAGAAGGAGCTGCAGGAGCTCAAGGCTCTCAAATTCGCGCAGCCACTGCTCCACATGCAGCTCCCGTCGGCGGCCGCGCCCCTCACGATGTGCCCATCCTGCCAGAGgatcagcggcggcggcggcgacgccaAAGACAGTTCCAAAGCACCAAAACCCGGTCACTGCTTGAATCCTTTTTCTCATTCAGCTGCATGCTGA